The Opitutaceae bacterium genome contains a region encoding:
- a CDS encoding FAD:protein FMN transferase, whose translation MNALPTSPPPTLAVGPRASDELTVVRWQALGTNCLLQIPTNHGETGQQFAQEVQRWVAAFEQRYSRFRPDSIISRINSSAGAWVAVDQETERILDVSAMVHRLTGGLLDVTSLPLQRLWDYRNPQPRVPTQVEIERARGLVGWERVERRPGAVRLPREGMGIDLGGWGKEYAVDAAADIGVQLGLKSFLVDFGHDIRAVGKPPGRPAWHIGLENPAAPGTHSGSIGILDRAVASSGDYQRHTTIQGRRFGHIVDPRTGWPVANGMRQATVVAPSCLQAGVLSTSAFILGGREGAAFVQQSMGCEACLVGDQARHQTRGFVNYVVT comes from the coding sequence ATGAATGCCCTGCCCACCTCACCGCCCCCGACGCTCGCCGTTGGCCCCCGTGCTTCAGATGAACTAACGGTTGTGCGTTGGCAGGCTCTTGGTACGAATTGCCTGCTCCAAATCCCCACCAACCACGGCGAGACAGGTCAGCAATTTGCCCAGGAGGTGCAGCGATGGGTGGCGGCATTTGAACAACGCTACTCCCGATTCCGTCCCGACAGTATCATCAGTCGAATCAACTCAAGCGCCGGGGCATGGGTGGCGGTCGATCAGGAAACGGAACGAATCCTGGATGTCAGCGCCATGGTGCACCGCCTTACGGGCGGTTTGCTCGACGTGACTTCTTTGCCGCTCCAGCGCTTGTGGGATTATCGCAATCCCCAACCCCGCGTGCCTACCCAGGTTGAGATCGAACGGGCACGAGGACTCGTCGGATGGGAACGAGTCGAACGCAGGCCTGGCGCCGTGAGGCTTCCCCGCGAGGGCATGGGCATCGATCTGGGCGGCTGGGGAAAAGAGTACGCTGTGGACGCCGCCGCGGACATCGGAGTTCAACTCGGCCTCAAGAGTTTCCTGGTCGATTTCGGCCACGACATTCGAGCGGTCGGAAAGCCGCCTGGACGTCCTGCATGGCATATTGGACTCGAAAACCCGGCGGCTCCCGGGACTCATTCTGGCAGCATCGGCATTTTGGATCGCGCCGTGGCGTCATCCGGCGACTACCAGCGGCACACGACGATCCAAGGACGCCGCTTCGGCCATATCGTTGACCCCAGGACGGGCTGGCCGGTCGCGAACGGCATGAGGCAGGCGACGGTGGTAGCGCCTTCCTGCCTGCAAGCCGGTGTTCTCTCCACCTCTGCCTTCATCCTGGGGGGACGTGAAGGCGCCGCGTTCGTCCAACAATCAATGGGGTGCGAGGCTTGCCTCGTCGGCGACCAGGCGCGCCACCAGACGCGGGGATTTGTAAACTATGTCGTCACTTAG
- a CDS encoding TlpA disulfide reductase family protein has translation MSSLRHILKGLLIVCFVGASSMRGDLSVGQEFPSLQGVEGLPGDFQLKGQVTLIDFCASWCSPCKQSFPVLNDLHREFSSRGVRVMGVSVDTRSTDFESLKTKWKPEFPVYHDARQELVGRVKVPTMPTSYLVDRDGIVRAVHVGFRRETAARLRSDILALLSP, from the coding sequence ATGTCGTCACTTAGGCATATTTTGAAAGGGTTGCTGATCGTGTGCTTCGTCGGAGCCTCGTCGATGCGGGGCGACCTGAGCGTGGGGCAGGAGTTTCCATCGCTGCAGGGTGTGGAAGGGCTGCCGGGCGATTTTCAGCTGAAGGGACAGGTGACGTTGATCGACTTTTGCGCGTCGTGGTGCAGTCCGTGCAAGCAATCGTTTCCCGTGCTTAACGATCTCCATCGCGAGTTTTCGTCCAGGGGAGTCAGGGTGATGGGTGTCAGCGTCGATACTCGTTCGACCGACTTCGAATCCCTGAAGACGAAATGGAAACCGGAGTTTCCAGTTTATCATGATGCGCGCCAGGAGTTGGTCGGGAGGGTGAAGGTTCCCACCATGCCGACGTCGTACTTGGTTGATCGAGACGGAATCGTTCGTGCAGTCCACGTCGGCTTTCGACGTGAGACGGCTGCACGCCTGCGATCGGACATCCTCGCACTCCTTTCCCCATGA
- a CDS encoding DUF4266 domain-containing protein, with amino-acid sequence MKTLKLTVISAAAIFGLQGCVHVEPWQRGQLAKYEMRSDRDPIAFKACEHIYFSREAATGGWGVGGGGCGCN; translated from the coding sequence ATGAAAACGCTCAAGCTTACGGTGATTTCAGCCGCGGCCATTTTTGGCCTCCAAGGCTGTGTTCACGTTGAACCGTGGCAACGCGGTCAACTCGCCAAGTATGAGATGCGATCCGACCGTGACCCCATCGCCTTCAAGGCATGCGAGCATATCTACTTCTCCCGTGAAGCGGCGACGGGCGGCTGGGGGGTCGGTGGCGGAGGATGCGGATGCAACTAG
- a CDS encoding type II secretion system F family protein, producing the protein MPRFRYTVRERDGLIATGEVEAPTRKEVVRLASARGGHVMRVEELTVAQPVKKAPSRTKAPTTTPGATASGRAPKLSRAQLLPFLQAVSDLTASGLSAGESVRLLAHRIQEPTLRHLSRELWDRLSEGATLSRAMADFPQVFDTSTLNLIQAGEATGSLREVLGRLISHLTEQQELRRQVLSALAYPIFVLVMAVCVILFFLFFLLPRLQTLLSALGGKLPLSTQILVSVSDFLIHYGVFVLGAAIFGGISLWRWAGTAGGRRKIDGWLLRLPLVGPFLVSRTVLTFAQTLSVLLENGITAADSLRMTERQLTNTIHREAFNDAIGRVMEGDSISNSLQRMGCFPALMLDQLAIGENTGNLVPSLKVIATTYQKALTHQLNLFTRVLSTSVLLGVFSFVGFIAFAIVSAVFQLSASFKM; encoded by the coding sequence ATGCCACGTTTCCGGTACACCGTACGCGAGCGCGATGGCCTGATCGCCACCGGGGAGGTCGAGGCCCCCACGCGCAAGGAAGTCGTCAGATTGGCGTCCGCGCGTGGGGGACACGTGATGCGCGTCGAGGAACTCACCGTCGCGCAGCCCGTGAAAAAGGCGCCAAGCCGCACGAAGGCACCGACGACCACGCCAGGCGCGACGGCTAGCGGCCGGGCGCCCAAGCTTTCCCGAGCCCAACTCCTGCCCTTTCTCCAGGCCGTTTCTGACCTCACCGCCAGCGGACTGTCCGCGGGCGAATCCGTGCGTCTTCTCGCCCACCGCATCCAGGAGCCAACCTTGCGGCACCTCAGCCGGGAGCTTTGGGACCGGCTCAGCGAAGGCGCCACCCTGTCGCGCGCCATGGCGGATTTCCCGCAGGTGTTCGACACCTCGACCCTCAACCTGATCCAGGCCGGCGAAGCTACGGGCAGCCTGCGCGAGGTTCTTGGACGCTTGATCAGCCATCTCACCGAGCAGCAGGAATTGCGTCGCCAGGTGCTTTCGGCGCTCGCCTACCCGATCTTCGTGCTCGTGATGGCGGTCTGCGTGATCCTCTTTTTTCTCTTCTTCCTCCTGCCAAGGCTCCAGACGCTCCTGAGCGCCCTTGGGGGCAAACTTCCCCTCTCGACCCAGATCCTCGTGAGTGTATCCGATTTTTTGATACACTATGGGGTCTTTGTGCTGGGCGCGGCAATCTTCGGCGGCATTTCGCTCTGGCGCTGGGCCGGCACGGCAGGCGGCCGACGGAAGATCGATGGCTGGCTGCTGCGCCTCCCGCTTGTCGGGCCGTTCCTCGTAAGCCGCACGGTACTGACCTTTGCCCAGACGCTTTCGGTGTTGCTCGAGAACGGGATCACGGCTGCGGATTCCCTGCGCATGACCGAGCGCCAGCTCACGAACACCATTCACCGCGAGGCGTTCAACGATGCGATCGGCCGGGTAATGGAGGGCGACTCCATCTCCAACTCGCTCCAGCGAATGGGCTGCTTCCCGGCGCTGATGCTCGACCAACTCGCGATCGGCGAGAATACCGGCAACCTGGTACCGAGCCTGAAAGTGATCGCGACGACTTACCAGAAGGCGCTGACCCACCAACTCAATCTGTTCACGCGGGTGCTTTCCACCTCGGTTCTCCTCGGTGTATTTAGCTTCGTCGGATTCATTGCCTTCGCCATCGTCAGCGCCGTCTTTCAGCTGAGCGCCTCATTCAAGATGTGA
- a CDS encoding GspE/PulE family protein — protein sequence MTAATLLPESLASRLTEEQLAALDGAPREQRLKVLSLALGSDESATLETLSQASGLPIALNLEADSEALSLLPARLVHDYQVVPVKRDGPTGHLNLATAWLPDDVMRDWIRTFTSRTIVWHLGVSEKIHQLILQHFGVGSGSLEGSDEAYVAPETVPEADADADSDAAVVRFVSDVINQAVSDEATDIHFEPQEGQLQIRYRVDGLLVAVPVPENLLRFQDAIISRLKIMAKLNISEKRLPQDGRINFRAGNTVLDIRVSTVPTIYAESISLRLLNQKKEAYTMDRLGMSAQEQSEINHILDYPHGIVLVTGPTGSGKSTSLNAFLRKINSPELRIITIEDPIEYEVPGVNQMQVRAEIGLTFASALRHVLRQDPDVIMVGEIRDLDTAEVAIRASLTGHLVFSTLHTNDAPGAITRLIDMGIEPFLVASAIELVIAQRLVRRLCPECSKAQPVNKLKLRDTLAILGLDPAEADQVETLKEACGCDRCRGTGYRGRIGIFEIFKPNDELHELILQRESTRTLATCARKHGMRTLQQSGWEKVRAGHTTLEEVLRVITVTDH from the coding sequence ATGACCGCAGCCACCCTGCTTCCTGAATCGCTTGCCTCGAGGCTGACCGAGGAGCAACTCGCAGCGCTCGATGGTGCCCCGCGTGAGCAACGACTCAAGGTGCTCTCGCTCGCCCTTGGCTCGGATGAATCGGCTACGCTAGAAACACTTTCACAGGCGTCCGGTTTGCCCATTGCGCTCAACCTTGAGGCAGACAGCGAGGCCCTGAGCCTGTTGCCCGCGCGCCTGGTGCACGACTACCAGGTCGTACCGGTGAAACGGGACGGCCCAACCGGCCATCTTAACCTGGCCACCGCCTGGCTTCCAGATGATGTCATGCGGGACTGGATACGCACGTTCACGTCGAGGACCATCGTGTGGCATCTGGGCGTCTCTGAGAAGATTCATCAACTGATCCTCCAGCATTTCGGCGTGGGCTCGGGGTCGCTCGAGGGGTCCGACGAAGCCTACGTGGCACCCGAAACTGTTCCCGAGGCGGACGCCGATGCGGATAGCGACGCCGCCGTGGTGCGTTTCGTCAGCGATGTGATCAACCAGGCGGTGTCCGACGAAGCCACCGATATCCATTTCGAACCCCAGGAAGGCCAGCTTCAGATTCGCTACCGAGTGGATGGCTTGCTGGTGGCGGTCCCCGTGCCGGAGAACCTGCTTCGCTTTCAGGATGCGATCATCTCGCGCCTGAAGATCATGGCAAAGTTGAACATCTCGGAGAAACGACTCCCGCAGGACGGCCGCATCAACTTCCGCGCCGGCAACACCGTTCTCGATATTCGCGTCTCGACGGTCCCGACCATCTACGCTGAATCCATCTCGCTCCGCCTTCTGAACCAGAAGAAGGAAGCCTACACGATGGACCGTCTCGGCATGAGTGCGCAGGAGCAGTCCGAGATTAACCATATCCTGGATTATCCGCACGGGATCGTGCTCGTCACCGGGCCCACCGGCTCCGGCAAATCGACCTCGCTCAACGCCTTCCTGCGCAAGATCAATTCCCCGGAGCTGCGCATCATCACGATTGAGGATCCGATCGAATACGAAGTCCCGGGCGTGAACCAGATGCAGGTGCGCGCGGAGATCGGCCTCACTTTTGCGAGCGCGCTGCGACACGTCCTGCGCCAGGACCCCGACGTGATCATGGTCGGCGAAATTCGTGACCTCGACACCGCGGAAGTGGCAATTCGCGCCTCACTCACGGGTCACCTGGTCTTTTCGACTCTGCACACAAACGATGCGCCCGGCGCCATCACCCGTCTGATTGACATGGGGATCGAACCGTTTCTGGTGGCGTCGGCGATCGAGCTTGTGATCGCGCAGCGCCTCGTGCGGCGCCTTTGCCCTGAGTGCTCGAAGGCCCAGCCCGTCAACAAACTCAAGCTGCGCGACACGCTCGCAATCCTCGGCCTCGATCCCGCGGAAGCCGACCAGGTCGAGACCTTGAAGGAAGCCTGCGGATGCGACCGTTGCCGGGGCACCGGCTACCGCGGGCGCATCGGCATCTTCGAAATTTTCAAGCCGAACGACGAGCTGCACGAATTGATCCTCCAGCGCGAAAGCACCCGCACGCTCGCCACCTGCGCGCGCAAGCACGGCATGCGCACACTCCAGCAATCCGGCTGGGAAAAGGTGCGCGCGGGTCACACCACCCTCGAGGAAGTGCTTCGTGTGATCACGGTCACCGACCACTGA
- a CDS encoding secretin N-terminal domain-containing protein → MISRAFWLLCAAALTSWLSAQTVVEAPPAMPQQATAHGAAVLGLVTRPDELFAELNLPSTPLNMLVLPIEELTNRTVLRQQGLPNPEITLVFKTPPTRAEAMQALESVLNLNQIALIPLGTKFIKMVPMQNVRVEGPELIETSTLSLPPSGRIASKLYTLDFLRVTEFVPQIAPLLNPSIGNYALFEKTNSVLITDSVANLQRIEALVSRIDKPALSALQTRFYTLQFAKASELVNKLRNILQGPLQNQLSTATTYSADDRTNQIILISDSRQFALFDELVQKLDVRADPNTRNEVVYLKHAASKDVATLLTNIVSGQNKAAAQAEGGASGRPLVANQPPPAPVAVAAPESGGSDEFSQLITIQADERSNALILSGTVDDIRLLRELINKIDVVLPQVLIEVVIAEVTLTDSQSSGLSALGLNIRTVNGATQVAGFNGTVAGWNVQNGIVDPTQFDATLQTLGSRSNVKVLSRPNIMTMHNKEGKVSVGNKLPIITGTTSTPISGGTTGGFATQQQVNYQDIAITLTVTPLIGDDGTIQLKINQKVQDTIRNVTINGNQQPVIGNREAESFLNVKDGEMIVLGGLQRVKNDRSRDKVGILYEIPVISHILGGRNRNDERTELLLFIRPKVVAIENGSANTLQRIDELSGKENIKQFLEDPSKPLKETLGEKVR, encoded by the coding sequence ATGATATCGCGCGCCTTCTGGCTCCTCTGTGCCGCTGCCCTCACTTCCTGGCTTTCCGCCCAAACGGTCGTTGAAGCCCCGCCCGCGATGCCGCAACAGGCCACCGCCCACGGCGCAGCCGTCTTGGGTTTGGTGACGCGCCCGGACGAGCTCTTTGCTGAACTGAATCTGCCAAGCACACCGTTGAACATGCTGGTGCTCCCCATCGAGGAGCTGACAAACCGCACTGTCCTGCGCCAACAGGGTCTGCCGAACCCGGAAATTACCCTCGTTTTCAAGACGCCCCCCACCCGGGCCGAAGCGATGCAGGCTTTGGAGTCCGTACTCAATCTCAACCAAATCGCCCTCATTCCCCTTGGCACCAAGTTCATCAAAATGGTGCCGATGCAAAACGTGCGCGTCGAAGGCCCGGAGCTAATCGAAACCTCCACGCTCTCGCTTCCACCGAGCGGTCGGATTGCAAGCAAGCTCTACACGCTCGACTTCCTGCGCGTGACCGAGTTTGTGCCGCAAATTGCGCCACTTCTCAATCCCAGCATCGGCAACTATGCCTTGTTCGAGAAGACCAACTCCGTGCTGATCACCGACTCGGTCGCGAATCTGCAACGCATCGAGGCCCTCGTTTCGCGGATCGACAAGCCTGCTCTGAGCGCCCTGCAAACGCGGTTCTACACCCTCCAATTTGCAAAAGCCAGCGAACTGGTGAACAAGCTCCGCAACATCCTGCAAGGGCCGCTGCAGAACCAACTGTCGACCGCCACGACCTACAGCGCGGACGATCGCACCAATCAGATCATCCTCATTTCCGACAGCCGGCAATTCGCCCTCTTCGATGAGTTAGTCCAAAAACTCGACGTGCGCGCAGACCCCAACACGCGCAACGAGGTCGTATACCTAAAACATGCGGCTTCCAAGGACGTCGCCACGCTGCTCACCAACATCGTCAGTGGCCAGAACAAGGCGGCGGCCCAGGCCGAGGGCGGCGCCAGTGGCCGTCCCCTTGTCGCCAACCAACCGCCACCCGCGCCTGTCGCTGTCGCCGCACCAGAATCGGGTGGGAGCGACGAGTTTTCCCAGCTTATCACCATCCAGGCGGATGAACGGTCAAACGCCCTGATTCTTTCGGGCACTGTCGATGATATCCGGCTCCTCAGGGAGCTAATCAACAAGATCGACGTCGTGCTACCGCAGGTACTCATCGAGGTCGTGATCGCGGAGGTGACATTGACAGATTCGCAGAGCAGCGGTTTGTCCGCACTGGGTCTCAACATTCGTACAGTCAACGGAGCAACTCAGGTCGCGGGCTTCAACGGAACCGTCGCCGGATGGAATGTACAGAACGGTATTGTCGATCCGACGCAATTCGACGCGACACTTCAAACACTTGGTTCGCGATCGAACGTCAAGGTCCTCTCACGCCCCAATATCATGACGATGCACAACAAGGAGGGCAAAGTCAGCGTGGGTAATAAGCTCCCAATCATAACGGGCACCACGTCCACTCCAATCTCAGGCGGCACGACAGGTGGTTTCGCGACGCAACAACAAGTAAACTACCAAGACATCGCCATCACCCTCACAGTGACTCCGCTTATTGGCGACGACGGTACGATCCAGCTAAAGATAAATCAGAAAGTGCAGGACACCATACGGAATGTGACCATAAACGGCAATCAACAGCCCGTCATTGGGAATCGAGAAGCTGAGTCATTTCTCAATGTCAAAGACGGAGAGATGATCGTTCTGGGTGGGTTACAGCGGGTCAAAAACGACCGAAGCCGCGACAAAGTGGGTATTCTGTATGAAATTCCGGTGATAAGTCACATACTCGGTGGCCGTAACAGGAATGATGAACGGACCGAGCTGCTTCTTTTCATCCGGCCGAAGGTAGTAGCAATAGAAAATGGCTCAGCAAATACGTTGCAACGAATCGACGAATTGAGCGGCAAGGAGAACATCAAGCAATTCCTCGAAGACCCATCTAAGCCACTCAAGGAAACGCTTGGCGAAAAGGTCAGGTAA
- the aroC gene encoding chorismate synthase, whose translation MGNVFGECFKIATWGESHGAGIGVVIDGCPPRLPLTPEEIQVDLDRRRPGQSDIVTPRKEDDRVEILSGMYEGKTTGTPLALWVRNTDQRSSAYNEMKDKFRPSHADFAYHAKFGIRDPNGGGRSSARETTGRVAAGAVAKKLLGLRGITIRAYVTRIHDIEMAPRDGSYFPSLEEVEASAVRCPDPEVAARMIERIKVVRSEGDSVGGLIRCQVRGVPAGLGEPVFDRLEADLGKAMLSLPATKGFEIGSGFSGTRLKGSEHNDLWEIREGRPRTATNRSGGVQGGISNGEEITFNVAFKPTATILQKQTTIDVAGAAVELMGRGRHDACVLPRAVPIVEAMAALVLVDHLMRHHAQIGTFAL comes from the coding sequence ATGGGCAATGTCTTTGGAGAATGTTTCAAGATCGCCACTTGGGGTGAAAGCCACGGGGCTGGGATTGGCGTGGTCATCGACGGGTGCCCGCCGCGACTCCCCCTGACCCCCGAGGAAATCCAGGTGGACCTTGACCGACGTCGCCCAGGCCAAAGTGACATTGTGACACCGCGGAAAGAGGATGACCGGGTGGAAATCCTCTCTGGAATGTACGAAGGCAAGACGACGGGTACGCCGCTTGCGCTCTGGGTGCGCAACACCGATCAGCGCTCTTCTGCGTACAACGAGATGAAGGACAAGTTCCGCCCTTCTCACGCTGACTTTGCCTATCACGCAAAATTTGGCATCAGGGATCCCAACGGTGGGGGCAGAAGCTCGGCCCGGGAGACCACGGGGCGCGTGGCCGCGGGTGCGGTGGCGAAAAAGCTTCTCGGGCTGCGGGGGATAACCATTCGCGCGTATGTCACGAGGATACACGATATCGAGATGGCTCCACGCGATGGTTCTTATTTCCCGAGTCTGGAAGAGGTTGAGGCCTCTGCAGTCCGCTGCCCGGATCCCGAGGTGGCCGCCCGGATGATCGAGCGGATCAAGGTGGTACGATCCGAGGGCGACTCCGTGGGTGGGCTTATCCGCTGCCAGGTTCGCGGCGTGCCTGCAGGACTGGGGGAGCCGGTCTTTGACCGCCTTGAGGCGGATTTGGGCAAGGCCATGCTTTCGCTGCCCGCGACGAAGGGCTTTGAGATCGGGAGTGGCTTCTCCGGCACACGGCTCAAAGGTTCGGAACACAACGACCTCTGGGAGATCCGCGAGGGTCGACCGCGCACCGCAACCAACCGGTCCGGCGGCGTGCAAGGCGGAATCAGCAACGGAGAAGAGATCACCTTCAACGTGGCTTTCAAGCCGACTGCGACCATCCTCCAAAAGCAGACGACGATCGATGTCGCCGGCGCAGCCGTCGAGCTCATGGGCAGGGGACGCCACGATGCCTGTGTACTCCCGCGCGCCGTTCCCATCGTGGAGGCCATGGCGGCGCTTGTTTTGGTCGACCATTTGATGCGCCACCACGCACAAATTGGAACATTTGCACTCTGA